A window from Gossypium raimondii isolate GPD5lz chromosome 7, ASM2569854v1, whole genome shotgun sequence encodes these proteins:
- the LOC105793351 gene encoding uncharacterized protein LOC105793351, with translation MENIRSKSCREGKAQQIESKNGINGMQDVRCYSASNGGSTMNNGRTQIPNNVDKFKRSKSSNGSCSKSWNLNDPELRRKKRVASYRVYSVEGKVIGSLKKSFRWLKERYVRVVYGWW, from the coding sequence ATGGAAAATATTAGATCCAAATCATGTAGGGAAGGAAAGGCTCAACAAATAGAGAGCAAGAATGGCATCAATGGCATGCAAGATGTAAGGTGTTACAGTGCTTCCAATGGTGGGTCAACGATGAACAATGGACGAACCCAGATCCCGAATAACGTCGATAAGTTCAAGAGAAGCAAATCCAGCAATGGGTCTTGTTCGAAAAGCTGGAATCTCAATGACCCAGAGTTGAGGAGGAAAAAAAGGGTAGCTAGTTATAGGGTTTATAGTGTTGAAGGGAAAGTGATAGGGTCATTGAAGAAGAGTTTTAGATGGCTTAAAGAGAGGTATGTTAGGGTTGTTTATGGATGGTggtaa
- the LOC105793413 gene encoding casein kinase 1-like protein 1 isoform X1, which produces MEPCVGNKFRLGRKIGSGSFGEIYLGTNIQTNEEVAIKLENVKTKHPQLLYESKLYRILQGGTGIPNLRWFGVEGDYNVLVIDLLGPSLEDLFNFCSRKLSLKSVLMLADQMINRVEFFHSKAFLHRDIKPDNFLMGLGRRANQVYIIDYGLAKKYRDSSTHQHIPYRENKNLTGTARYASMNTHLGIEQSRRDDLESLGFVLMYFLRGSLPWQGLKAGTKKQKYEKISEKKVSTSIEALCRGYPTEFASYFHYCRSLRFDDKPDYAYLKRIFRDLFIREGFQFDYVFDWTILKYQQSQLTNPPARALGLGAGTSSPLPPAIANADRHTAMEDTRAAGLSSMDSSRRRASGPLMSSGNYAKQKSPVANDHVDHLQGKLVFLAVVMHLLVAMLTHNVLVQPTLAPEHCKRIQVDREVPLILPTLSVQCLQETPVMSRTMKRPSKESRACNLKATREFTIKRLDIQNLL; this is translated from the exons ATGGAACCTTGTGTTGGTAATAAGTTTCGACTTGGTCGTAAGATCGGCAGTGGCTCTTTTGGAGAGATCTATCTGG GTACGAACATTCAGACCAACGAAGAGGTTGCCATTAAGCTT GAAAATGTGAAGACAAAGCATCCTCAGTTGTTATACGAATCGAAGTTATACAGGATCCTGCAGGGAGGAA CTGGGATTCCAAATTTGAGATGGTTTGGAGTTGAAGGAGACTATAATGTCCTGGTTATCGATCTGCTTGGACCTAGTCTTGAAGATCTATTTAATTTCTGCAGTCGGAAACTCTCATTGAAGTCAGTTCTAATGCTTGCAGATCAAATG ATCAACCGTGttgaattttttcattcaaaagcATTCCTACATCGAGATATTAAGCCAGATAATTTTCTTATGGGCTTGGGAAGGCGTGCGAATCAG GTATACATCATCGACTATGGTCTAGCTAAGAAATATAGAGACAGTTCAACCCATCAGCACATTCCATACAG GGAAAATAAGAACCTGACTGGAACTGCAAGATATGCAAGCATGAATACACACTTGGGCATTG AGCAAAGCCGTAGGGATGATTTAGAGTCTCTTGGATTTGTGCTTATGTACTTCCTAAGGGGAAG TCTTCCTTGGCAAGGCCTGAAAGCTGGCACCAAAAAACAGAAATACGAGAAAATTAGTGAGAAGAAAGTTTCTACTTCAATTGAG GCCTTATGTCGAGGTTATCCTACAGAGTTTGCCTCATACTTCCATTATTGCCGTTCACTAAGGTTTGATGATAAGCCAGACTATGCTTATCTCAAAAGAATCTTTCGTGACCTCTTTATTCGTGAAG GCTTCCAGTTCGATTATGTCTTTGATTGGACCATTTTGAAGTATCAGCAATCACAGTTGACCAATCCTCCCGCTCGAGCCCTT GGCCTCGGTGCTGGAACAAGTTCTCCCCTGCCACCTGCCATTGCGAATGCTGACAGACACACAG CTATGGAGGACACACGAGCAGCTGGTTTGTCATCCATGGATTCTTCTCGGCGGAGAGCATCAGGACCCTTGATGAGCTCTGGAAATTATGCGAAGCAGAAGAGTCCAGTTGCAAATGATCAT GTGGATCATCTTCAAGGCAAGTTGGTGTTTCTAGCAGTCGTGATGCATTTGCTGGTAGCGATGTTGACCCACAACGTTCTCGTACAGCCTACGCTAGCCCCGGAGCACTGCAAAAGAATTCAAGTCGACAGAGAAGTCCCATTGATTCTGCCGACCCTAAGCGTTCAATGTCTGCAAGAAACACCAGTCATGTCAAGAACTATGAAGCGGCCCTCAAAGGAATCGAGGGCCTGCAATTTGAAAGCGACGAGAGAATTCACTATTAAACGCTTGGATATACAAAATTTGTTGTAA
- the LOC105793413 gene encoding casein kinase 1-like protein 1 isoform X3 — protein MEPCVGNKFRLGRKIGSGSFGEIYLGTNIQTNEEVAIKLENVKTKHPQLLYESKLYRILQGGTGIPNLRWFGVEGDYNVLVIDLLGPSLEDLFNFCSRKLSLKSVLMLADQMINRVEFFHSKAFLHRDIKPDNFLMGLGRRANQVYIIDYGLAKKYRDSSTHQHIPYRENKNLTGTARYASMNTHLGIEQSRRDDLESLGFVLMYFLRGSLPWQGLKAGTKKQKYEKISEKKVSTSIEALCRGYPTEFASYFHYCRSLRFDDKPDYAYLKRIFRDLFIREGFQFDYVFDWTILKYQQSQLTNPPARALGLGAGTSSPLPPAIANADRHTAMEDTRAAGLSSMDSSRRRASGPLMSSGNYAKQKSPVANDHSGGSSSRQVGVSSSRDAFAGSDVDPQRSRTAYASPGALQKNSSRQRSPIDSADPKRSMSARNTSHVKNYEAALKGIEGLQFESDERIHY, from the exons ATGGAACCTTGTGTTGGTAATAAGTTTCGACTTGGTCGTAAGATCGGCAGTGGCTCTTTTGGAGAGATCTATCTGG GTACGAACATTCAGACCAACGAAGAGGTTGCCATTAAGCTT GAAAATGTGAAGACAAAGCATCCTCAGTTGTTATACGAATCGAAGTTATACAGGATCCTGCAGGGAGGAA CTGGGATTCCAAATTTGAGATGGTTTGGAGTTGAAGGAGACTATAATGTCCTGGTTATCGATCTGCTTGGACCTAGTCTTGAAGATCTATTTAATTTCTGCAGTCGGAAACTCTCATTGAAGTCAGTTCTAATGCTTGCAGATCAAATG ATCAACCGTGttgaattttttcattcaaaagcATTCCTACATCGAGATATTAAGCCAGATAATTTTCTTATGGGCTTGGGAAGGCGTGCGAATCAG GTATACATCATCGACTATGGTCTAGCTAAGAAATATAGAGACAGTTCAACCCATCAGCACATTCCATACAG GGAAAATAAGAACCTGACTGGAACTGCAAGATATGCAAGCATGAATACACACTTGGGCATTG AGCAAAGCCGTAGGGATGATTTAGAGTCTCTTGGATTTGTGCTTATGTACTTCCTAAGGGGAAG TCTTCCTTGGCAAGGCCTGAAAGCTGGCACCAAAAAACAGAAATACGAGAAAATTAGTGAGAAGAAAGTTTCTACTTCAATTGAG GCCTTATGTCGAGGTTATCCTACAGAGTTTGCCTCATACTTCCATTATTGCCGTTCACTAAGGTTTGATGATAAGCCAGACTATGCTTATCTCAAAAGAATCTTTCGTGACCTCTTTATTCGTGAAG GCTTCCAGTTCGATTATGTCTTTGATTGGACCATTTTGAAGTATCAGCAATCACAGTTGACCAATCCTCCCGCTCGAGCCCTT GGCCTCGGTGCTGGAACAAGTTCTCCCCTGCCACCTGCCATTGCGAATGCTGACAGACACACAG CTATGGAGGACACACGAGCAGCTGGTTTGTCATCCATGGATTCTTCTCGGCGGAGAGCATCAGGACCCTTGATGAGCTCTGGAAATTATGCGAAGCAGAAGAGTCCAGTTGCAAATGATCAT TCAGGTGGATCATCTTCAAGGCAAGTTGGTGTTTCTAGCAGTCGTGATGCATTTGCTGGTAGCGATGTTGACCCACAACGTTCTCGTACAGCCTACGCTAGCCCCGGAGCACTGCAAAAGAATTCAAGTCGACAGAGAAGTCCCATTGATTCTGCCGACCCTAAGCGTTCAATGTCTGCAAGAAACACCAGTCATGTCAAGAACTATGAAGCGGCCCTCAAAGGAATCGAGGGCCTGCAATTTGAAAGCGACGAGAGAATTCACTATTAA
- the LOC105793413 gene encoding casein kinase 1-like protein 1 isoform X2, protein MEPCVGNKFRLGRKIGSGSFGEIYLGTNIQTNEEVAIKLENVKTKHPQLLYESKLYRILQGGTGIPNLRWFGVEGDYNVLVIDLLGPSLEDLFNFCSRKLSLKSVLMLADQMINRVEFFHSKAFLHRDIKPDNFLMGLGRRANQVYIIDYGLAKKYRDSSTHQHIPYRENKNLTGTARYASMNTHLGIEQSRRDDLESLGFVLMYFLRGSLPWQGLKAGTKKQKYEKISEKKVSTSIEALCRGYPTEFASYFHYCRSLRFDDKPDYAYLKRIFRDLFIREGFQFDYVFDWTILKYQQSQLTNPPARALGLGAGTSSPLPPAIANADRHTAMEDTRAAGLSSMDSSRRRASGPLMSSGNYAKQKSPVANDHFIGQSGGSSSRQVGVSSSRDAFAGSDVDPQRSRTAYASPGALQKNSSRQRSPIDSADPKRSMSARNTSHVKNYEAALKGIEGLQFESDERIHY, encoded by the exons ATGGAACCTTGTGTTGGTAATAAGTTTCGACTTGGTCGTAAGATCGGCAGTGGCTCTTTTGGAGAGATCTATCTGG GTACGAACATTCAGACCAACGAAGAGGTTGCCATTAAGCTT GAAAATGTGAAGACAAAGCATCCTCAGTTGTTATACGAATCGAAGTTATACAGGATCCTGCAGGGAGGAA CTGGGATTCCAAATTTGAGATGGTTTGGAGTTGAAGGAGACTATAATGTCCTGGTTATCGATCTGCTTGGACCTAGTCTTGAAGATCTATTTAATTTCTGCAGTCGGAAACTCTCATTGAAGTCAGTTCTAATGCTTGCAGATCAAATG ATCAACCGTGttgaattttttcattcaaaagcATTCCTACATCGAGATATTAAGCCAGATAATTTTCTTATGGGCTTGGGAAGGCGTGCGAATCAG GTATACATCATCGACTATGGTCTAGCTAAGAAATATAGAGACAGTTCAACCCATCAGCACATTCCATACAG GGAAAATAAGAACCTGACTGGAACTGCAAGATATGCAAGCATGAATACACACTTGGGCATTG AGCAAAGCCGTAGGGATGATTTAGAGTCTCTTGGATTTGTGCTTATGTACTTCCTAAGGGGAAG TCTTCCTTGGCAAGGCCTGAAAGCTGGCACCAAAAAACAGAAATACGAGAAAATTAGTGAGAAGAAAGTTTCTACTTCAATTGAG GCCTTATGTCGAGGTTATCCTACAGAGTTTGCCTCATACTTCCATTATTGCCGTTCACTAAGGTTTGATGATAAGCCAGACTATGCTTATCTCAAAAGAATCTTTCGTGACCTCTTTATTCGTGAAG GCTTCCAGTTCGATTATGTCTTTGATTGGACCATTTTGAAGTATCAGCAATCACAGTTGACCAATCCTCCCGCTCGAGCCCTT GGCCTCGGTGCTGGAACAAGTTCTCCCCTGCCACCTGCCATTGCGAATGCTGACAGACACACAG CTATGGAGGACACACGAGCAGCTGGTTTGTCATCCATGGATTCTTCTCGGCGGAGAGCATCAGGACCCTTGATGAGCTCTGGAAATTATGCGAAGCAGAAGAGTCCAGTTGCAAATGATCAT TTTATTGGGCAGTCAGGTGGATCATCTTCAAGGCAAGTTGGTGTTTCTAGCAGTCGTGATGCATTTGCTGGTAGCGATGTTGACCCACAACGTTCTCGTACAGCCTACGCTAGCCCCGGAGCACTGCAAAAGAATTCAAGTCGACAGAGAAGTCCCATTGATTCTGCCGACCCTAAGCGTTCAATGTCTGCAAGAAACACCAGTCATGTCAAGAACTATGAAGCGGCCCTCAAAGGAATCGAGGGCCTGCAATTTGAAAGCGACGAGAGAATTCACTATTAA
- the LOC105793287 gene encoding diacylglycerol O-acyltransferase 1 yields the protein MAMFESPEISGSSTATVIGTSRSESDLNHFAPRRRAVNNAVDAGTRVVERNNSGNGETVDARDRMESANFSRENVNENPTNSDTRFTYRPSVPAHWRIKESPLSSDNIFQQSHAGLFNLCVVVLVAVNSRLIIENLMKYGWLIRSGFWFSSRSLRDWPLFMCCLSLPIFPIAAFVVEKLLQQNQISERTLILLHILISTLAVLYPVVVILRCDSAFLSGIALMLFACIVWLKLVSYAHTNSDMRSVAKSTEKGSEGCMYNVSFRSLAYFMAAPTLCYQTSYPRTASIRKNWVVRQFIKLIIFTGLMGFIIEQYINPIVQNSQHPLKANFLYAIERILKLSVPNTYVWLCMFYSFFHLWLNILAELLRFGDREFYKDWWNAKTVEEYWRMWNMPVHKWMVRHIYLPCLRNGIPKGVAVLIAFLVSAIFHELCIAVPCHLFKLWAFFGIMFQAPLVLITSYLQNKFQSSMVGNMIFWFIFCILGQPTCVLLYYHDLMNRKGSAD from the exons aTGGCGATGTTTGAGTCACCGGAGATTTCAGGGAGTAGTACGGCGACGGTGATCGGTACCTCACGTAGCGAGTCAGATCTTAATCATTTTGCGCCCCGTCGTCGAGCCGTGAATAACGCCGTCGATGCAGGGACTAGAGTTGTGGAGCGTAACAATTCCGGTAATGGCGAGACAGTGGACGCTAGGGATCGAATGGAATCGGCTAATTTCTCGAGGGAAAACGTGAATGAGAATCCGACTAATTCAGATACGAGGTTCACGTATCGGCCTTCTGTTCCTGCTCATTGGAGGATCAAAGAAAGCCCTCTCAGCTCTGACAATATCTTCCAACAG AGTCATGCAGGCCTGTTTAACCTATGTGTTGTAGTGCTTGTTGCTGTAAACAGCCGGCTTATTATTGAGAACCTGATGAAG TACGGGTGGTTGATCAGATCTGGCTTTTGGTTTAGTTCGAGATCATTGAGGGATTGGCCTCTTTTTATGTGCTG TCTTTCTCTCCCAATATTCCCAATCGCGGCCTTTGTAGTTGAAAAGTTGTTGCAACAGAATCAAATATCTGAACGA ACTCTTATTTTACTTCATATACTGATTAGCACGCTTGCAGTTCTATATCCAGTTGTTGTTATTCTCAG GTGTGATTCTGCATTCTTATCAGGCATTGCATTGATGCTATTTGCTTGCATTGTCTGGTTAAAATTGGTATCCTATGCTCATACTAACAGTGATATGAGATCAGTTGCGAAGTCGACTGAAAAG GGAAGTGAAGGCTGCATGTACAATGTTAGCTTCAGGAGTCTGGCATACTTCATGGCAGCTCCCACATTATGTTACCAG ACAAGCTATCCTCGTACTGCATCAATTAGAAAAAATTGGGTGGTTCGTCAATTTATcaagttaataatatttactggaCTCATGGGTTTCATAATAGAACAG TATATCAATCCAATTGTTCAGAACTCTCAGCACCCTTTGAAGGCGAACTTTTTATATGCCATAGAAAGAATTTTGAAGCTTTCAGTTCCAAATACATATGTCTGGCTTTGCATGTTCTACAGCTTCTTTCATCTCTG GTTAAATATACTGGCTGAGCTTCTTCGTTTTGGGGACCGCGAGTTTTATAAAGATTGGTGGAATGCAAAAACTGTTGAGGAG TATTGGAGAATGTGGAATATG cCTGTTCATAAATGGATGGTTCGCCATATCTATTTGCCATGCTTAAGGAACGGTATACCAAAG GGAGTTGCCGTTCTTATCGCCTTCTTGGTTTCTGCTATATTTCATGAG CTCTGCATTGCTGTTCCTTGCCACTTATTTAAGTTATGGGCTTTCTTTGGCATCATGTTTCAG gCTCCCTTGGTCTTGATCACTAGTTATCTTCAAAATAAGTTCCAGAGTTCAATG GTGGGAAATATGATATTCTGGTTCATATTCTGCATTCTTGGTCAACCAACGTGCGTACTTTTATATTATCATGATTTGATGAATCGCAAAGGATCAGCAGattaa